A single window of Nyctibius grandis isolate bNycGra1 chromosome Z, bNycGra1.pri, whole genome shotgun sequence DNA harbors:
- the IER3IP1 gene encoding immediate early response 3-interacting protein 1 — MALTLYSLLQAALLIVNAVAVLHEERFLRHVGWGSDQGIGGFGEEPGIKAQLTNLIRSVRTVMRVPLIAVNSVTIVLLLLFG; from the exons ATGGCGCTCACGCTGTACTCGCTGCTGCAGGCCGCGCTCCTCATCGTGAACGCCGTCGCCGTGCTGCACGAAGAGCGATTCCTCCGGCACG TTGGCTGGGGAAGCGATCAAGGGATTGGAGGATTCGGAGAGGAACCAGGAATTAAAGCACAGCTAACGAACCTTATTCGATCTGTACGAACCGTTATGAGAG tgcCATTAATAGCAGTGAACTCCGTTACAATCGTTCTCCTCCTGTTGTTCGGTTGA
- the HDHD2 gene encoding haloacid dehalogenase-like hydrolase domain-containing protein 2, protein MAARRALKAVLVDLSGTLHVEDSAVPGAQEALKRLRGAPVTIRFVTNTTKECKRDLLERLTKLGFDIAENEIFTSLTAARNLLEQKEVRPLLLVDDKALPDFTGIATDDPNAVVVGLAPEHFHYEMMNKAFRLILDGAPLIAIHKARYFKKKDGLALGPGPFVAGLEYATDTKATVVGKPEKTFFLEALRGTDCAPEEAVMIGDDCRDDVGGAQNAGMRGILVRTGKYRPSDEDKINPAPYLTCENFPEAVEHILERLL, encoded by the exons ATGGCAGCTCGGCGTGCGCTGAAAGCCGTCTTGGTGGATCTCAGCGGCACACTTCACGTTGAAGACTCAGCTGTGCCAGGCGCGCAGGAAGCTCTTAAAAG GCTGCGTGGTGCTCCAGTTACCATTCGATTTGTGACAAACACGACGAAGGAATGCAAGAGAGACCTGCTGGAGAGGCTGACGAAACTGGGCTTCGACAttgcagaaaatgaaatcttCACGTCTCTGACAGCAGCCAGAAATCTTCTGGAGCAAAAGGAGGTGCGGCCTCTCCTCCTGGTAGATGATAAGGCCCTGCCTGACTTCACAG GGATAGCCACCGATGACCCCAATGCAGTGGTGGTAGGACTGGCTCCTGAACACTTTCACTATGAGATGATGAACAAAGCATTCCG GTTGATTTTGGATGGTGCTCCTCTTATAGCTATACATAAAGCCagatatttcaagaaaaaagatGGCTTGGCTTTGGGACCTGGACCTTTTGTAGCTGGACTGGAATACGCGACGGACACCAAAGCGACAGTGGTGGGGAAGCCAGAGAAAACTTTCTTCTTAGAAGCTCTGCGGGGGACTGACTGTGCCCCAGAGGAGGCCGTCATGATTGGTGAT GACTGCAGGGATGACGTTGGTGGCGCCCAGAATGCGGGCATGCGTGGGATTTTGGTGAGGACTG GTAAATACCGACCGTCAGATGAAGACAAAATCAATCCGGCTCCTTACTTAACCTGTGAGAATTTCCCAGAGGCAGTGGAACATATCCTAGAGCGCCTGCTATGA